A stretch of Oncorhynchus mykiss isolate Arlee chromosome 12, USDA_OmykA_1.1, whole genome shotgun sequence DNA encodes these proteins:
- the pp4c gene encoding Serine/threonine-protein phosphatase 4 catalytic subunit (The RefSeq protein has 1 substitution compared to this genomic sequence), giving the protein MCVTMGDISDLDRQIGQLRRCELIKENEVKALCAKAREILVEESNVQRVDSPVTT; this is encoded by the exons ATGTGTGTGACAATGGGGGACATCAGTGATCTGGACAGACAGATAGAACAACTTAGGCGTTGTGAACTTATCAAGGAAAATGAAGTCAAAGCACTGTGTGCCAAGGCCAG GGAGATTCTGGTAGAGGAGAGTAACGTACAGAGGGTGGATTCTCCCGTTACT ACGTGA